GATCGACGATCACGGCCCAGGCGCTGGTCTCGGTGATGGGCTGCTTCTCCATCGCCACCGAGCCTCCTGCGGCGAGCGCCTTCACGATCGTGTCATCGATCGAGTCGACCTCGACGTACGACCGCGGCTGGGTGAAGCCGTCACTGCGCGGCGCGAGTCCGCCACCCGACAACTGGTTCGGCCCCCGCCACATCGGGTACCCCTCGAACCCCGGCGGCTCGGA
The sequence above is drawn from the Candidatus Microbacterium colombiense genome and encodes:
- a CDS encoding VOC family protein; amino-acid sequence: MAHGDITHIDIPVGDLDAAKAFYAGLFGWSISEPPGFEGYPMWRGPNQLSGGGLAPRSDGFTQPRSYVEVDSIDDTIVKALAAGGSVAMEKQPITETSAWAVIVDPDGNHIGLFDGVVEMD